A window from Musa acuminata AAA Group cultivar baxijiao chromosome BXJ3-10, Cavendish_Baxijiao_AAA, whole genome shotgun sequence encodes these proteins:
- the LOC135651543 gene encoding uncharacterized protein LOC135651543 isoform X1: MTTMSDDGDRTCPLCAEEMDLTDQQLKPCKCGYEICVWCWHQINDMAEKEETEGRCPACRTPYDKERIVRMAANCKRLVAEINAEKKQKSQKSKLKTSLEAKKHLSGVRVVQRNLVYIIGLPANLCDRSILERKEYFGQYGKIIKVSISRSASAPSHQASSNGTFSVYVMYAREEEAIRCIQAVHNYILEGKTLKACFGTTKYCHAWLRNMICSNPDCLYLHDIGSQDDSFTKDEVISAYTRSRVPQIASNSSQRRSGIVLPPPADDSSNSITASARNYIKSPSNIASTQVKGSPPSSSAGKLTVLPAGASWGLRSANCRPPTASAACSQVPYAKQKVETVGNSCLPPTSTESTNHLSAWNEVVPTSKVPEGQILTITKLPSLLMESTKQYCSWHDDVDMASKVTESRDSPQISDASQPDEPLSPSPRVVTSSDCSSRFSSWDDGINMTSKVGEENQMAHSDDGFRQLEYLTPVIEKQCQASVSDVSTVDVSGVTRISQLSSNFVHCLPVSAPEDKETSIHVNGDNSKPTNSTSSKGFDRQFGRSDFDRATQGSSTINEATHSLCSSFSSVRLDSHDRLGRLNVNQNLISDSVSLTPVIPLCNVSDPAPWSKASQLLDKHGGNESKDQSTEPLKEKLISAVNSKDRVILPCDDKVFLGNVDRLSSSPYANHSHNSGNCSSSTSSNTDAQNKQTPRADRNLEMCSFPLGEYALSNGCDDQSSSPRESFRCPEMNCNEEKVKSSGRVDDIAYNNKYATVNLKGESSIISDILSLDVDPWDDSSNTINSFASLLGETEKQERSFKLLSSWKSNNSNQSRFSFARQESQGNIVQPIRSEVYAQKFCSSSHDSYESGLRNGILFNTFEAPNTNIMSNPVISPDKAASTSRSKISAPPGFSAPNRVPPPGFSSQDRFYETHEAALSENHLVGSPAGNRYQSHIAGNPGDVELVDPAILAVGKGRMSLGIDNLGLGLKSTFPVQSSPSDNDLRLHLLKQQSLSSYQNLSIPDCVGDRFLPLRDAYITSQLSAENHSSLSPIVQMSLQQLRNSQLLNKQWDGFNDLWTGSDMGMSEVMRNERFGLSNFYSSNEDKKLHFPNGDLYNREFRM, encoded by the exons GACGACCATGAGTGACGACGGAGATAGGACCTGTCCTCTGTGCGCGGAGGAGATGGACCTGACTGATCAGCAGCTGAAGCCTTGCAAATGTGGGTATGAG ATTTGTGTTTGGTGCTGGCATCAAATAAATGACATGGCTGAGAAAGAAGAGACAGAAGGGCGGTGTCCAGCCTGCCGCACACCATATGACAAGGAAAGAATTGTCAGGATGGCTGCCAACTGTAAAAG GTTAGTTGCCGAGATAAACGCTGAGAAAAAACAGAAATCTCAAAAGTCAAAGCTGAAAACATCTTTAGAAGCTAAGAAGCATCTTAGCGGTGTTAGAGTGGTCCAACGGAACCTTGTGTACATAATTGGCCTACCTGCTAATTTATGTGACAGAAGT ATTCTTGAACGTAAGGAATACTTTGGTCAGTATGGGAAAATCATAAAGGTATCAATTTCTCGTTCTGCAAGTGCCCCTTCCCATCAAGCATCAAGTAACGGCACTTTTAGTGT GTATGTAATGTATGCAAGAGAAGAAGAAGCCATTCGATGTATCCAAGCAGTACACAATTATATTCTGGAGGGTAAAACCTTGAA GGCATGTTTTGGTACAACGAAATATTGCCATGCTTGGTTGAGAAATATG ATCTGCAGcaatccagattgtctgtatttGCATGATATAGGTAGCCAAGACGATAGTTTCACAAAGGATGAGGTTATTTCAGCTTATACAAG GAGTAGGGTTCCACAAATTGCTTCAAATAGTTCTCAAAGGCGTTCAGGAATTGTTTTGCCTCCTCCAGCTGATGATTCTTCAAACAGTATAACTGCTTCAGCCAGAAATTACATCAAGAGCCCTTCAAAT ATTGCTTCAACCCAGGTCAAAGGTTCTCCTCCTAGTAGCAGTGCTGGGAAGCTCACGGTTCTTCCTGCTGGTGCTTCATG GGGGCTCCGAAGTGCAAACTGCCGGCCTCCAACTGCAAGTGCAGCATGCTCTCAAGTTCCCTATGCAAAACAAAAGGTAGAGACGGTTGGTAATTCGTGTTTGCCTCCTACATCGACTGAAAGCACAAATCATCTTTCTGCATGGAATGAAGTAGTTCCAACATCAAAGGTGCCTGAAGGCCAGATTTTGACAATTACTAAGTTGCCTTCTCTGTTAATGGAAAGCACAAAGCAGTATTGTTCATGGCATGATGACGTAGATATGGCATCAAAAGTGACTGAAAGCAGAGACTCTCCACAAATTAGTGATGCATCTCAGCCTGATGAACCTTTGAGTCCATCACCAAGAGTAGTAACATCTAGTGATTGTTCCTCCAGATTTTCTTCATGGGATGATGGCATAAACATGACGTCCAAGGTTGGTGAAGAAAACCAAATGGCACATTCTGATGATGGGTTTAGACAACTAGAATATCTAACACCTGTTATTGAAAAGCAGTGCCAAGCATCTGTCTCAGATGTATCAACTGTAGATGTCTCAGGTGTAACTCGTATTTCCCAGTTATCATCGAATTTCGTGCATTGCCTTCCAGTCAGTGCACCTGAAGACAAGGAAACATCCATTCATGTGAATGGTGACAACTCAAAGCCAACAAATAGTACAAGTTCTAAAGGTTTTGATAGACAATTTGGCAGGTCTGATTTTGATAGGGCTACACAAGGTTCTAGTACTATCAATGAGGCAACACATAGTTTATGCTCGAGTTTCTCTTCAGTTAGACTAGATAGCCATGATAGGCTGGGTCGATTAAATGTGAACCAGAACCTTATTTCAGATTCTGTTAGCCTTACACCTGTAATACCTTTGTGTAATGTCTCAGATCCAGCTCCTTGGAGTAAAGCCTCTCAGTTGCTTGATAAACATGGTGGGAATGAGTCAAAGGATCAGAGTACTGAGCCACTGAAGGAAAAGCTGATTTCTGCAGTTAATAGTAAGGACAGAGTCATACTTCCTTGTGATGATAAAGTATTTCTAGGTAATGTTGATCGCCTGTCATCTTCACCTTATGCAAATCATTCACACAATAGTGGCAATTGTTCAAGTTCTACTTCTTCAAACACGGATGCCCAAAATAAGCAAACCCCAAGAGCTGACAGAAATCTGGAGATGTGTTCGTTTCCTTTAGGAGAATATGCCTTGTCCAATGGTTGCGATGATCAAAGCAGTTCACCCAGGGAGAGTTTTAGGTGTCCTGAGATGAACTGCAATGAAGAAAAAGTGAAATCTTCAGGAAGAGTTGATGATATAGCCTATAATAACAAATATGCAACTGTAAATTTAAAAGGGGAGAGCAGCATCATTTCAGATATACTGTCACTAGATGTTGACCCATGGGATGACTCATCAAACACAATTAACAGTTTTGCTAGTCTTCTTGGTGAAACTGAAAAACAGGAAAGGTCTTTTAAATTATTGAGTTCATGGAAATCCAACAACAGCAACCAATCTAGATTTTCATTTGCCAGGCAAGAAAGCCAAGGGAATATAGTGCAACCTATCAGAAGTGAGGTCTATGCACAGAAGTTTTGCTCCTCGTCACATGATTCATATGAAAGTGGGCTTCGAAATGGAATTTTGTTCAATACTTTTGAGGCACCCAACACTAACATCATGAGCAACCCTGTCATCTCACCAGATAAGGCTGCTA GTACTTCAAGGTCTAAGATATCAGCACCACCTGGATTTTCAGCTCCAAACAGAGTTCCTCCTCCAGGTTTTTCTTCTCAAGATAGATTTTATGAAACACATGAGGCAGCATTGTCAG AAAATCATCTGGTTGGTAGTCCAGCTGGAAATCGTTATCAGTCACATATAGCTGGAAATCCTGGTGATGTAGAACTTGTTGATCCAGCAATTTTGGCTGTCGGCAAGGGACGAATGTCACTTGGAATAGATAATTTAGGTTTGGGCCTTAAATCTACATTTCCTGTGCAGAGTAGCCCTTCAGATAATGACCTGAGACTTCATTTATTGAAGCAGCAGTCTCTCTCTTCTTATCAGAACTTGAGCATACCAGATTGTGTGGGAGATAGATTTTTGCCATTACGTGATGCATATATCACATCTCAACTTTCAGCAGAAAACCACTCTAGTCTTTCTCCAATAGTGCAGATGTCACTTCAACAACTGAGAAATTCACAATTGTTGAATAAACAGTGGGATGGCTTTAATGATTTATGGACTGGAAGTGATATGGGTATGAGTGAAGTCATGAGGAATGAAAGATTTGGGCTTAGCAACTTCTATTCTAGCAATGAGGACAAAAAACTTCATTTCCCAAATGGTGATCTATATAACAGGGAATTCAGGATGTAA
- the LOC135651543 gene encoding uncharacterized protein LOC135651543 isoform X2, with protein MSWYVMYAREEEAIRCIQAVHNYILEGKTLKACFGTTKYCHAWLRNMICSNPDCLYLHDIGSQDDSFTKDEVISAYTRSRVPQIASNSSQRRSGIVLPPPADDSSNSITASARNYIKSPSNIASTQVKGSPPSSSAGKLTVLPAGASWGLRSANCRPPTASAACSQVPYAKQKVETVGNSCLPPTSTESTNHLSAWNEVVPTSKVPEGQILTITKLPSLLMESTKQYCSWHDDVDMASKVTESRDSPQISDASQPDEPLSPSPRVVTSSDCSSRFSSWDDGINMTSKVGEENQMAHSDDGFRQLEYLTPVIEKQCQASVSDVSTVDVSGVTRISQLSSNFVHCLPVSAPEDKETSIHVNGDNSKPTNSTSSKGFDRQFGRSDFDRATQGSSTINEATHSLCSSFSSVRLDSHDRLGRLNVNQNLISDSVSLTPVIPLCNVSDPAPWSKASQLLDKHGGNESKDQSTEPLKEKLISAVNSKDRVILPCDDKVFLGNVDRLSSSPYANHSHNSGNCSSSTSSNTDAQNKQTPRADRNLEMCSFPLGEYALSNGCDDQSSSPRESFRCPEMNCNEEKVKSSGRVDDIAYNNKYATVNLKGESSIISDILSLDVDPWDDSSNTINSFASLLGETEKQERSFKLLSSWKSNNSNQSRFSFARQESQGNIVQPIRSEVYAQKFCSSSHDSYESGLRNGILFNTFEAPNTNIMSNPVISPDKAASTSRSKISAPPGFSAPNRVPPPGFSSQDRFYETHEAALSENHLVGSPAGNRYQSHIAGNPGDVELVDPAILAVGKGRMSLGIDNLGLGLKSTFPVQSSPSDNDLRLHLLKQQSLSSYQNLSIPDCVGDRFLPLRDAYITSQLSAENHSSLSPIVQMSLQQLRNSQLLNKQWDGFNDLWTGSDMGMSEVMRNERFGLSNFYSSNEDKKLHFPNGDLYNREFRM; from the exons ATGTCATG GTATGTAATGTATGCAAGAGAAGAAGAAGCCATTCGATGTATCCAAGCAGTACACAATTATATTCTGGAGGGTAAAACCTTGAA GGCATGTTTTGGTACAACGAAATATTGCCATGCTTGGTTGAGAAATATG ATCTGCAGcaatccagattgtctgtatttGCATGATATAGGTAGCCAAGACGATAGTTTCACAAAGGATGAGGTTATTTCAGCTTATACAAG GAGTAGGGTTCCACAAATTGCTTCAAATAGTTCTCAAAGGCGTTCAGGAATTGTTTTGCCTCCTCCAGCTGATGATTCTTCAAACAGTATAACTGCTTCAGCCAGAAATTACATCAAGAGCCCTTCAAAT ATTGCTTCAACCCAGGTCAAAGGTTCTCCTCCTAGTAGCAGTGCTGGGAAGCTCACGGTTCTTCCTGCTGGTGCTTCATG GGGGCTCCGAAGTGCAAACTGCCGGCCTCCAACTGCAAGTGCAGCATGCTCTCAAGTTCCCTATGCAAAACAAAAGGTAGAGACGGTTGGTAATTCGTGTTTGCCTCCTACATCGACTGAAAGCACAAATCATCTTTCTGCATGGAATGAAGTAGTTCCAACATCAAAGGTGCCTGAAGGCCAGATTTTGACAATTACTAAGTTGCCTTCTCTGTTAATGGAAAGCACAAAGCAGTATTGTTCATGGCATGATGACGTAGATATGGCATCAAAAGTGACTGAAAGCAGAGACTCTCCACAAATTAGTGATGCATCTCAGCCTGATGAACCTTTGAGTCCATCACCAAGAGTAGTAACATCTAGTGATTGTTCCTCCAGATTTTCTTCATGGGATGATGGCATAAACATGACGTCCAAGGTTGGTGAAGAAAACCAAATGGCACATTCTGATGATGGGTTTAGACAACTAGAATATCTAACACCTGTTATTGAAAAGCAGTGCCAAGCATCTGTCTCAGATGTATCAACTGTAGATGTCTCAGGTGTAACTCGTATTTCCCAGTTATCATCGAATTTCGTGCATTGCCTTCCAGTCAGTGCACCTGAAGACAAGGAAACATCCATTCATGTGAATGGTGACAACTCAAAGCCAACAAATAGTACAAGTTCTAAAGGTTTTGATAGACAATTTGGCAGGTCTGATTTTGATAGGGCTACACAAGGTTCTAGTACTATCAATGAGGCAACACATAGTTTATGCTCGAGTTTCTCTTCAGTTAGACTAGATAGCCATGATAGGCTGGGTCGATTAAATGTGAACCAGAACCTTATTTCAGATTCTGTTAGCCTTACACCTGTAATACCTTTGTGTAATGTCTCAGATCCAGCTCCTTGGAGTAAAGCCTCTCAGTTGCTTGATAAACATGGTGGGAATGAGTCAAAGGATCAGAGTACTGAGCCACTGAAGGAAAAGCTGATTTCTGCAGTTAATAGTAAGGACAGAGTCATACTTCCTTGTGATGATAAAGTATTTCTAGGTAATGTTGATCGCCTGTCATCTTCACCTTATGCAAATCATTCACACAATAGTGGCAATTGTTCAAGTTCTACTTCTTCAAACACGGATGCCCAAAATAAGCAAACCCCAAGAGCTGACAGAAATCTGGAGATGTGTTCGTTTCCTTTAGGAGAATATGCCTTGTCCAATGGTTGCGATGATCAAAGCAGTTCACCCAGGGAGAGTTTTAGGTGTCCTGAGATGAACTGCAATGAAGAAAAAGTGAAATCTTCAGGAAGAGTTGATGATATAGCCTATAATAACAAATATGCAACTGTAAATTTAAAAGGGGAGAGCAGCATCATTTCAGATATACTGTCACTAGATGTTGACCCATGGGATGACTCATCAAACACAATTAACAGTTTTGCTAGTCTTCTTGGTGAAACTGAAAAACAGGAAAGGTCTTTTAAATTATTGAGTTCATGGAAATCCAACAACAGCAACCAATCTAGATTTTCATTTGCCAGGCAAGAAAGCCAAGGGAATATAGTGCAACCTATCAGAAGTGAGGTCTATGCACAGAAGTTTTGCTCCTCGTCACATGATTCATATGAAAGTGGGCTTCGAAATGGAATTTTGTTCAATACTTTTGAGGCACCCAACACTAACATCATGAGCAACCCTGTCATCTCACCAGATAAGGCTGCTA GTACTTCAAGGTCTAAGATATCAGCACCACCTGGATTTTCAGCTCCAAACAGAGTTCCTCCTCCAGGTTTTTCTTCTCAAGATAGATTTTATGAAACACATGAGGCAGCATTGTCAG AAAATCATCTGGTTGGTAGTCCAGCTGGAAATCGTTATCAGTCACATATAGCTGGAAATCCTGGTGATGTAGAACTTGTTGATCCAGCAATTTTGGCTGTCGGCAAGGGACGAATGTCACTTGGAATAGATAATTTAGGTTTGGGCCTTAAATCTACATTTCCTGTGCAGAGTAGCCCTTCAGATAATGACCTGAGACTTCATTTATTGAAGCAGCAGTCTCTCTCTTCTTATCAGAACTTGAGCATACCAGATTGTGTGGGAGATAGATTTTTGCCATTACGTGATGCATATATCACATCTCAACTTTCAGCAGAAAACCACTCTAGTCTTTCTCCAATAGTGCAGATGTCACTTCAACAACTGAGAAATTCACAATTGTTGAATAAACAGTGGGATGGCTTTAATGATTTATGGACTGGAAGTGATATGGGTATGAGTGAAGTCATGAGGAATGAAAGATTTGGGCTTAGCAACTTCTATTCTAGCAATGAGGACAAAAAACTTCATTTCCCAAATGGTGATCTATATAACAGGGAATTCAGGATGTAA
- the LOC135651543 gene encoding uncharacterized protein LOC135651543 isoform X3, translated as MICSNPDCLYLHDIGSQDDSFTKDEVISAYTRSRVPQIASNSSQRRSGIVLPPPADDSSNSITASARNYIKSPSNIASTQVKGSPPSSSAGKLTVLPAGASWGLRSANCRPPTASAACSQVPYAKQKVETVGNSCLPPTSTESTNHLSAWNEVVPTSKVPEGQILTITKLPSLLMESTKQYCSWHDDVDMASKVTESRDSPQISDASQPDEPLSPSPRVVTSSDCSSRFSSWDDGINMTSKVGEENQMAHSDDGFRQLEYLTPVIEKQCQASVSDVSTVDVSGVTRISQLSSNFVHCLPVSAPEDKETSIHVNGDNSKPTNSTSSKGFDRQFGRSDFDRATQGSSTINEATHSLCSSFSSVRLDSHDRLGRLNVNQNLISDSVSLTPVIPLCNVSDPAPWSKASQLLDKHGGNESKDQSTEPLKEKLISAVNSKDRVILPCDDKVFLGNVDRLSSSPYANHSHNSGNCSSSTSSNTDAQNKQTPRADRNLEMCSFPLGEYALSNGCDDQSSSPRESFRCPEMNCNEEKVKSSGRVDDIAYNNKYATVNLKGESSIISDILSLDVDPWDDSSNTINSFASLLGETEKQERSFKLLSSWKSNNSNQSRFSFARQESQGNIVQPIRSEVYAQKFCSSSHDSYESGLRNGILFNTFEAPNTNIMSNPVISPDKAASTSRSKISAPPGFSAPNRVPPPGFSSQDRFYETHEAALSENHLVGSPAGNRYQSHIAGNPGDVELVDPAILAVGKGRMSLGIDNLGLGLKSTFPVQSSPSDNDLRLHLLKQQSLSSYQNLSIPDCVGDRFLPLRDAYITSQLSAENHSSLSPIVQMSLQQLRNSQLLNKQWDGFNDLWTGSDMGMSEVMRNERFGLSNFYSSNEDKKLHFPNGDLYNREFRM; from the exons ATG ATCTGCAGcaatccagattgtctgtatttGCATGATATAGGTAGCCAAGACGATAGTTTCACAAAGGATGAGGTTATTTCAGCTTATACAAG GAGTAGGGTTCCACAAATTGCTTCAAATAGTTCTCAAAGGCGTTCAGGAATTGTTTTGCCTCCTCCAGCTGATGATTCTTCAAACAGTATAACTGCTTCAGCCAGAAATTACATCAAGAGCCCTTCAAAT ATTGCTTCAACCCAGGTCAAAGGTTCTCCTCCTAGTAGCAGTGCTGGGAAGCTCACGGTTCTTCCTGCTGGTGCTTCATG GGGGCTCCGAAGTGCAAACTGCCGGCCTCCAACTGCAAGTGCAGCATGCTCTCAAGTTCCCTATGCAAAACAAAAGGTAGAGACGGTTGGTAATTCGTGTTTGCCTCCTACATCGACTGAAAGCACAAATCATCTTTCTGCATGGAATGAAGTAGTTCCAACATCAAAGGTGCCTGAAGGCCAGATTTTGACAATTACTAAGTTGCCTTCTCTGTTAATGGAAAGCACAAAGCAGTATTGTTCATGGCATGATGACGTAGATATGGCATCAAAAGTGACTGAAAGCAGAGACTCTCCACAAATTAGTGATGCATCTCAGCCTGATGAACCTTTGAGTCCATCACCAAGAGTAGTAACATCTAGTGATTGTTCCTCCAGATTTTCTTCATGGGATGATGGCATAAACATGACGTCCAAGGTTGGTGAAGAAAACCAAATGGCACATTCTGATGATGGGTTTAGACAACTAGAATATCTAACACCTGTTATTGAAAAGCAGTGCCAAGCATCTGTCTCAGATGTATCAACTGTAGATGTCTCAGGTGTAACTCGTATTTCCCAGTTATCATCGAATTTCGTGCATTGCCTTCCAGTCAGTGCACCTGAAGACAAGGAAACATCCATTCATGTGAATGGTGACAACTCAAAGCCAACAAATAGTACAAGTTCTAAAGGTTTTGATAGACAATTTGGCAGGTCTGATTTTGATAGGGCTACACAAGGTTCTAGTACTATCAATGAGGCAACACATAGTTTATGCTCGAGTTTCTCTTCAGTTAGACTAGATAGCCATGATAGGCTGGGTCGATTAAATGTGAACCAGAACCTTATTTCAGATTCTGTTAGCCTTACACCTGTAATACCTTTGTGTAATGTCTCAGATCCAGCTCCTTGGAGTAAAGCCTCTCAGTTGCTTGATAAACATGGTGGGAATGAGTCAAAGGATCAGAGTACTGAGCCACTGAAGGAAAAGCTGATTTCTGCAGTTAATAGTAAGGACAGAGTCATACTTCCTTGTGATGATAAAGTATTTCTAGGTAATGTTGATCGCCTGTCATCTTCACCTTATGCAAATCATTCACACAATAGTGGCAATTGTTCAAGTTCTACTTCTTCAAACACGGATGCCCAAAATAAGCAAACCCCAAGAGCTGACAGAAATCTGGAGATGTGTTCGTTTCCTTTAGGAGAATATGCCTTGTCCAATGGTTGCGATGATCAAAGCAGTTCACCCAGGGAGAGTTTTAGGTGTCCTGAGATGAACTGCAATGAAGAAAAAGTGAAATCTTCAGGAAGAGTTGATGATATAGCCTATAATAACAAATATGCAACTGTAAATTTAAAAGGGGAGAGCAGCATCATTTCAGATATACTGTCACTAGATGTTGACCCATGGGATGACTCATCAAACACAATTAACAGTTTTGCTAGTCTTCTTGGTGAAACTGAAAAACAGGAAAGGTCTTTTAAATTATTGAGTTCATGGAAATCCAACAACAGCAACCAATCTAGATTTTCATTTGCCAGGCAAGAAAGCCAAGGGAATATAGTGCAACCTATCAGAAGTGAGGTCTATGCACAGAAGTTTTGCTCCTCGTCACATGATTCATATGAAAGTGGGCTTCGAAATGGAATTTTGTTCAATACTTTTGAGGCACCCAACACTAACATCATGAGCAACCCTGTCATCTCACCAGATAAGGCTGCTA GTACTTCAAGGTCTAAGATATCAGCACCACCTGGATTTTCAGCTCCAAACAGAGTTCCTCCTCCAGGTTTTTCTTCTCAAGATAGATTTTATGAAACACATGAGGCAGCATTGTCAG AAAATCATCTGGTTGGTAGTCCAGCTGGAAATCGTTATCAGTCACATATAGCTGGAAATCCTGGTGATGTAGAACTTGTTGATCCAGCAATTTTGGCTGTCGGCAAGGGACGAATGTCACTTGGAATAGATAATTTAGGTTTGGGCCTTAAATCTACATTTCCTGTGCAGAGTAGCCCTTCAGATAATGACCTGAGACTTCATTTATTGAAGCAGCAGTCTCTCTCTTCTTATCAGAACTTGAGCATACCAGATTGTGTGGGAGATAGATTTTTGCCATTACGTGATGCATATATCACATCTCAACTTTCAGCAGAAAACCACTCTAGTCTTTCTCCAATAGTGCAGATGTCACTTCAACAACTGAGAAATTCACAATTGTTGAATAAACAGTGGGATGGCTTTAATGATTTATGGACTGGAAGTGATATGGGTATGAGTGAAGTCATGAGGAATGAAAGATTTGGGCTTAGCAACTTCTATTCTAGCAATGAGGACAAAAAACTTCATTTCCCAAATGGTGATCTATATAACAGGGAATTCAGGATGTAA